From Bombyx mori chromosome 27, ASM3026992v2:
acgggcgtgcggcccacctgatggtgagtggttaccgtcgcccatggacttcagcaatgccaggggcagagccaagcactgcctaccgcttaatactctccacaagtctcgtttgaagaaggacatgtcatagcgctcgggaaacaccgtggaggggagctcattccatagctggatggtacgtggcaaaaaagatctctggaaacgcactgtggatgaccgcagcggctccaggtagtatggatgaactctactccggtggcgggcggtgcgatggtaaaaacgagatgctggtatcatctcgaacaattcctcagagcactccccatggaacatacggtataaaatacagagggaaccgaaatccctccgcagacccagaggctccaaacgatccgagagaatgggattatcgacaatccgaatggccctcctctgtatggagtcaaatggaagaagctggtatttgggtaTTGAGCTGGTATTATATgtaatttatgaattaaaaaactaaACCCTTACCAGTATATATCCTGCATTTGTAGTACGGTCTTCTTAAGTCTCTCTTGAACTACGTAATCGTCATTATCAAACAAGTTCTTAATGTTCAATCTGACGATTTCAAGCTTAGCGCAGCCGTGTAGCAAGAATATCGGGCCCAATGGCAAAACGCTTGTATACAAGGCCGAGGTATACAATGAATAAAAGAATGTACAAAAGTACAAGGTTATAAATATAACTGGGTTATTCCTGTGTCTTTCAATAACTTCTGGACAGATCACTTCGTAATATTGGACTATTCTGAAATTGCCCTGAATGGCCGAATAAATCGTGCATACTATACTCTTGAGAAAAAACTGGGCCATGCCACATGTGGTCAGGATCGCCCACGCTCGGCAAAGCCATCGGCCTTTTTTCGCGTATTCAAGTATCACGTTTTGCTCTTCTTCTGACATCGTCTTCGCTAACTCATATTCAGCCTTCATGGTTTCAATTAACATCTTCAATTTGCTTTGATAATAAAGCATGTTGATGTAGAGAAGCGTGATTACCAAGTAAACGAAGGACAGGCACATGTTTCGGCACATTTGCGAATAATCTGCGGCCTTTAAATCGAATTCGATAATGTTGTAGATGAATAACATGCAGATTATAGTTAGCTCTCCGTGCATTAGAATAAAGTGCGTTGCCCATTTTTTGTCTCTCTTCGTGTATGGGTACGTGCCACTGAATTTTTGCGAAATAATTGctattttgaagattttatcGAAGTTCAATTCCATTTTGCACTTTCTATAATAAATCATTGCATTATTGGTTCGAATGATACTGGGTGGAAATTTTATAAAGAAATCACCctcatttgatttaaaaaaaatgtttattgattGGTCCGAAAATAAGTATTTATAACATCTGTACAAATATCAGAAa
This genomic window contains:
- the Or-33 gene encoding olfactory receptor 33 (The RefSeq protein has 1 substitution compared to this genomic sequence), with the translated sequence MIYYRKCKMELNFDKIFKIAIISQKFSGTYPYTKRDKKWATHFILMHGELTIICMLFIYNIIEFDLKAADYSQMCRNMCLSFVYMVITLLYINMLYYQSKLKMLIETMKAEYELAKTMSEEEQNVILEYAKKGRWLCRAWAILTTCGMAQFFLKSIVCTIYSAIQGNFRIVQYYEVICPEVIERHRNNPVIFITLYFCTFFYSLYTSALYTSVLPLGPIFLLHGCAKLEIVRLNIKNLFDNDDYVVQERLKKTVLQMQDIYCYSHEINECFQILYEFLLKATSLVLPITIFAVIQALGRGQFIPEFFAFIFGAFMVGTTPCYYSNMLMEKSEDVRMTLYSCGWETRFDLNTRKCIILMLCRALRPVSIRTIFRSVSLTTLTDVFQQAYALFNLLNAVWN